One segment of Paenibacillus sp. FSL R7-0337 DNA contains the following:
- a CDS encoding phosphodiester glycosidase family protein, whose translation MMTPVKRVNRFFMLLTAPLFGLLLCLWLYQPPLELKLNTAPFAADPGPVNETAQLKQDLAVAKSYAAYTIDSIGTSAQLYKQTTNAMNALVSTAAAQTSRPERIYNSRISSRLGIPADVISSDRITIELYRLNPGNYTAYAMKIKLKDSSAMKMSLAGDGTGASETTMQAVNRYGASAGINAGGFADQNGKRYPLSTTIVGGQYLYGFEPSYKDLSFVGLNKSGQLIGGKFTSRDQLDQLEPVFGATFVPVLLKNQSKTAIPLKWQLAPKRAPRTVIGNYKDNQLLILVADGYNENGNSGATLAELQDKLYNLGVIDAYNLDGGGSSSMIFRGKVINKPSDGNLRRVPTNFLFFK comes from the coding sequence ATGATGACTCCTGTCAAAAGAGTGAACCGGTTCTTCATGCTCCTGACTGCTCCATTGTTCGGACTGCTGCTCTGTCTGTGGCTGTACCAGCCCCCGCTTGAGCTTAAACTGAATACCGCCCCCTTCGCAGCTGACCCCGGACCCGTGAATGAAACCGCCCAATTGAAGCAGGACCTGGCTGTGGCCAAGAGCTATGCCGCTTACACCATAGACTCTATCGGCACCAGCGCACAGCTCTACAAGCAGACCACCAATGCTATGAACGCATTGGTCAGCACAGCAGCAGCCCAGACCTCCCGTCCCGAGCGGATCTACAACAGCCGGATTAGTTCCCGGCTCGGCATTCCCGCCGATGTGATCAGCAGCGACCGGATTACCATCGAATTATACCGGCTGAACCCCGGCAACTATACAGCGTACGCAATGAAGATTAAGCTGAAGGATTCCTCAGCCATGAAGATGAGCCTGGCCGGTGACGGCACAGGCGCTTCGGAGACCACCATGCAGGCCGTGAACCGTTACGGCGCCTCGGCCGGTATTAACGCCGGCGGGTTCGCTGATCAGAACGGCAAGCGTTATCCGCTCTCGACTACCATCGTTGGCGGACAATATCTGTACGGGTTCGAGCCCAGCTACAAGGATCTCAGCTTCGTCGGCCTGAACAAGTCCGGCCAGCTGATCGGCGGCAAGTTCACCAGCCGTGACCAGCTCGATCAGTTGGAGCCGGTATTCGGGGCAACCTTCGTCCCCGTGCTTCTGAAGAATCAGAGCAAGACCGCCATTCCACTGAAGTGGCAGCTGGCCCCGAAGCGGGCACCACGCACCGTCATCGGCAACTATAAGGACAATCAGCTGCTGATTCTGGTCGCTGACGGATATAACGAGAACGGCAACTCGGGAGCTACGCTGGCTGAGCTGCAGGATAAGCTGTACAATCTCGGCGTCATCGATGCTTATAACCTGGATGGCGGCGGCTCATCGTCCATGATTTTTCGCGGCAAGGTCATCAACAAGCCTTCAGACGGCAATCTGCGCCGCGTCCCGACCAACTTCCTGTTCTTCAAGTAA
- a CDS encoding response regulator transcription factor has protein sequence MTKVWQVVIVGCHPTSMLGTKLILEDEEGLTVDGMYATWEECLAGMEESRPDLVLSDYQMHDGTVEEVLPEMKKSSPCSHIIIMTEENDKEIFLPLIELGASGVLSKGATPGQLLQMIRGIREGFLSIPLEWIEKGFRPVASSRGLEGVLQLTQTEMFIMERIVQGITYDKIALEIEVSRRSIDNYLRKIYVKLEVSTRAQAIEKFALFSRQNKQIYA, from the coding sequence ATGACGAAGGTCTGGCAGGTGGTCATCGTGGGATGTCATCCCACAAGTATGCTGGGAACAAAATTAATACTGGAAGATGAGGAGGGACTGACGGTAGACGGAATGTACGCTACCTGGGAGGAATGTCTCGCGGGCATGGAGGAATCCCGGCCTGATCTGGTACTGAGTGATTATCAGATGCATGATGGAACCGTAGAGGAGGTGCTGCCGGAAATGAAAAAAAGCTCACCGTGCTCCCACATTATTATCATGACGGAGGAGAACGATAAGGAAATATTCCTGCCCCTGATTGAACTGGGAGCGAGCGGGGTATTGTCGAAGGGAGCCACTCCGGGTCAGCTTCTGCAGATGATCCGCGGCATCCGCGAAGGGTTCCTCTCCATTCCGCTGGAGTGGATCGAAAAGGGCTTCCGTCCGGTAGCCTCCTCCAGAGGGCTGGAAGGTGTCTTGCAGCTGACACAGACTGAGATGTTCATCATGGAACGCATTGTGCAAGGAATTACATACGACAAAATCGCACTTGAAATTGAAGTCAGCCGCCGTTCAATCGATAACTACCTGCGCAAGATTTATGTGAAGCTGGAAGTATCGACAAGAGCGCAGGCGATTGAGAAGTTCGCGCTTTTCTCAAGACAGAACAAGCAAATCTACGCATAA
- a CDS encoding PLP-dependent aminotransferase family protein, which translates to MKYEFSSRAHTLLSSPLLSIRKETRRGTLISLAEELPAEELFPLSLLSEAASTVISTDASALQYGEPEGYGPLREWLTGDWLRSKGVAVAEGGVLLTTGSQQAIDLLSRVYIDPGDHVLVENPTSPGILQALRMQGAVIIPVQGDGDGLLPDHLRRTIRSYRPKMLFAAPSFTNPSGVLWSLARRQEILELCISHNVLIVEDDSYGDLHFQRSEGHPSKKYPTLYALENVSEGGHVLYIGSFSKTVAPALRTGWAAGSRELIGMMAAAKQMADWQSSSLNQRLLHHLLSVSAFDLREHITLLNREYNTRLKLMAELLKRPAWKNSVYDMPAGGMFLWVSLPEGLDAMALLRASLSKGVAFLPGPLCSVSGGSDRIRLNFSHPGRDELLLGMNLMSEAVTEFTARS; encoded by the coding sequence ATGAAGTATGAGTTTTCTTCGCGCGCACATACATTGTTATCTTCACCGCTGCTGAGTATCCGTAAGGAGACACGCCGGGGCACGCTGATCTCACTGGCAGAGGAGCTCCCGGCAGAAGAATTATTTCCGCTGTCATTGCTGTCTGAGGCGGCATCTACTGTTATCTCCACAGATGCAAGTGCGCTGCAGTACGGGGAGCCTGAGGGGTATGGCCCGCTCCGCGAATGGCTGACCGGAGATTGGCTCCGCAGCAAAGGAGTGGCGGTAGCCGAAGGCGGAGTGCTGCTGACAACGGGCAGTCAGCAGGCCATCGATCTGTTGTCCAGGGTGTATATCGATCCCGGGGATCATGTGCTGGTTGAGAATCCGACGTCTCCCGGTATTCTGCAGGCGCTGCGGATGCAAGGAGCCGTCATTATTCCGGTCCAGGGGGATGGGGATGGCCTGCTGCCGGATCATCTGCGCCGAACGATCCGCAGCTATAGGCCCAAGATGCTGTTCGCTGCGCCAAGCTTCACCAATCCCAGCGGAGTGCTCTGGAGCCTTGCCCGGCGGCAAGAGATTCTGGAGCTGTGCATCTCACATAATGTGCTGATCGTAGAGGATGATTCCTACGGCGATCTGCACTTCCAGCGGAGTGAGGGCCATCCCTCCAAGAAATATCCTACTCTATACGCACTGGAGAATGTCAGCGAAGGCGGGCATGTGCTGTACATCGGCTCCTTCAGCAAGACTGTCGCGCCGGCGCTGCGGACGGGCTGGGCGGCAGGAAGCCGCGAGCTGATCGGCATGATGGCTGCCGCCAAGCAGATGGCGGACTGGCAGTCCAGCTCGCTGAACCAGCGGCTGCTGCATCATCTGCTCAGTGTATCGGCCTTTGATCTGCGGGAGCATATCACGCTGTTGAACCGCGAATACAATACCCGCCTGAAGCTGATGGCGGAGCTGCTGAAGCGTCCGGCCTGGAAAAACAGTGTCTACGACATGCCGGCCGGCGGCATGTTCCTCTGGGTATCGCTGCCCGAAGGGCTGGACGCGATGGCTTTGCTGCGTGCTTCGCTATCCAAGGGCGTAGCCTTCCTGCCTGGTCCGCTCTGTAGTGTAAGTGGCGGCTCAGACCGCATCCGGCTCAACTTCAGCCATCCCGGCCGGGATGAGCTGCTGCTAGGGATGAACCTGATGAGTGAAGCGGTGACTGAGTTTACGGCCCGCAGCTAG
- a CDS encoding ABC transporter ATP-binding protein, with amino-acid sequence MQAMENVLECRNVTKRYGKKTALDQLSLTIPTGRIVGLLGPNGAGKTTLMKLIVTLLRDYKGSLTVSGIRPGLKTKKMVSYLPDREFLYPWMSIEESIAFFDHSFADFQREKAYSMIAELGLNLQDKVKSLSKGMQERVSISLVFARKARLFVLDEPLAAVDPSTRDKIIRIILDNFDPDSSILISTHLIHDVESLFTDVVFVNDGKVLLQGSVEELRREHGVPIEELFKRLI; translated from the coding sequence ATGCAAGCGATGGAGAATGTACTGGAGTGCAGGAATGTAACGAAACGCTATGGGAAGAAGACCGCGCTAGACCAACTCAGTCTGACGATTCCCACAGGTAGAATCGTAGGGCTGCTCGGGCCTAACGGGGCGGGAAAGACGACGCTGATGAAGCTGATAGTCACTCTGCTACGGGATTATAAAGGCAGCCTTACGGTCAGCGGCATACGCCCCGGCCTGAAAACCAAAAAAATGGTGTCTTATCTGCCGGACCGTGAATTCCTGTATCCATGGATGTCGATTGAAGAGAGCATTGCTTTTTTTGATCACTCGTTTGCCGACTTTCAGCGGGAGAAGGCGTATAGCATGATTGCAGAGCTGGGACTGAATCTGCAGGATAAAGTGAAGTCTCTGTCCAAAGGGATGCAGGAGCGGGTGAGTATCTCGCTGGTGTTCGCGCGCAAGGCCCGGCTGTTCGTCCTGGACGAGCCGCTGGCGGCGGTGGACCCTTCCACACGGGATAAGATTATAAGGATTATTCTGGATAACTTCGACCCGGACAGCTCGATTCTGATTAGTACGCATCTGATCCACGATGTCGAGAGCCTGTTCACGGATGTGGTGTTCGTGAATGACGGCAAGGTGCTGCTGCAGGGGAGCGTGGAGGAGCTGCGGCGGGAACATGGTGTGCCGATTGAGGAGTTATTCAAACGTCTGATTTGA